The Alkalinema sp. FACHB-956 DNA window ATCGATCGACGGGCGTGACCTTCCGATCGGGGCGATCGCGGGTCTTGCCGATCCTGATCCTGGCGATGCAACTGCCGCAGCACATCCGTCCGCGTCACGATACCCACTAACTTGCCCTGCTCCAGCACGGGTAAGCGGCCAATGTCATAGGTCACCATCAATTCTTCGATCGCCGGTAGGGTCGTCTCTGGGGCGATCGTATGCAGATTCGTCGTCATGTAGCCCTTGACCTTGGCATGGCTAAAGCCATGGTGGAAGGCAATGTCCAAATCACGCCGGGAAATCACGCCGATCAGTTGCCCCGCATCATCCATCACCGATAGGCCAGAATGCCCATAGCGCAGGAGGATCCGCTGAGCTTCGGCGATCGTGGTTTCCGGCAAAATGGTGCGCACGGGGGAGGACATCAGTTCCCTGGCAGTGGGGGCCGGAGGAATCTGTGCCCGCAACTCAACTAGCAACTGCTCCAGAATTTGCGGATAGTCCCCCTCCCGCAGATTCAGTGCTGCCGCTTTGGCATGACCACCGCCCCCCCAGGGTTTGAAGAGTTGATTCAGATCGGTTCCTTTAATCCGCGATCGGCCAATCACGGACATCTTGCCACAGGAGGCTTCGATCGGATCCTCTGCACAGCCATAGCGATGGGCCAGCAGGATCCCATCCACATCCGTCAGATCGACCAAGTGAGAAATTAGCGTAGACAGACCGGGGACAAATTCAGCGGTTTCCAGCAGCACCCAGGCGAGGGTATACCCCTGGATTCCTTCCGTCTGAAGCCGTTCCAGGGCTTCCCCTAACAGAACTTGCAACTGGGGGGAGAGGCCCGGTTCTAGGTACTCGCTAATCACCGGAAGGCTGGCCCCCTGGGTCATCAGCCAGGTTAGCGCCGCTGCATCCCGAGGGGTCGTATGGTCAAAGGTGAGGGATCCCGTATCCACATGGATCCCCAAGGCGAGAACCGTGGCATCCAGGGCATTCAGCACATAGCCTTCCTGCTGCAACTGTTCTGTGATCAGGGTCGTAGTGGCTCCCAAATCCTCGACAATTGTCTCCTGGGCTGGAATATCACAGTCAGCCTGGGGATGGTGGTCATAGATCGCGATCGGCACCGGCAAGTCCAGCCATTCCGCCGTTTTGCCCAAGCGATCGCGGCTTTGGGTATCCACAATGCTGATCGATCGAATTTGATCCCCAGGTACCGATCGCCGCTCAATCAAGGGATACTCATCCCGGTAAAGCGCCAGAAAGTCCCGGACTGCTGGGTGAGCCCCCCCTGCTAGGACAATCCGAGATCCCGGTCGTAGCCGCGCTAATCCAACCGCTGCACCCAGCGTGTCGAAATCTGCGGTCGTATGGCATAGAATCAAATCCATTTTTCTGATACGGTACTGTCATGGGTAGATCGCGCAGCGCAACCCTGCGATCGTGCATGGGATCGTGCCGCAACGGATCTAAAATTTTAATCAACGCTGTCTTGGGAGAAAAAAATGACGATCCTGTTCCAACTGCTGCTGACCATTCTGGTTCTATTTTCCTTCGCCCTGGCTGTCTATGTACCTGTTGCCTATGCATCTCCCCAAAATTGGGATCAGTCTAAGCGGCTGATTTTCCTGGGATCCATTGTTTGGGCAGGATTGGTCATTGCCGTGGGTGTGCTCAATTTCTTGGTTGCTTAGATCTCTTGGTTGCTTAGATCTATATCATCCAACTTTTAAGATCCTCGGGGAGCGTTTTGGGTTCGGTGGCGATCGTCTCAAATAGTCACAATCCACGCTCCTTTAATTTTTGGAAATTCCCCCTTAAAATTACACAAGTCGCTTTTTCTCGATCGATCTATCACTTTAGATAGAGAAAACTTGAGTTGTAATTTCATACCCGTCGATATAGCTTTCAATGGGGTTGGAGGCTACAGAAATCTGTGACAGTTCAGATTTAATGTGTTCCCCACTTACTCGCAGTACAATTAACGAATGGCTACTTTTGAAGGAACATTTGCCCACGCAGAGGCCTATCGCTTCGCAATTATTATTGGGCGTTTTAATGATTTGGTCACCATCAAGCTCCTGGAAGGCTGTCAAGACTGCCTAAAGCGTCATGGAGTGGATGTTGACCCCCAGGGCACCCAGGTGGATTACATTTGGGCACCGGGTTGTTTCGAGCTACCTTTGTTAGCACGACAGGTGGCGGGTTCGGGTCGCTATGATGCAGTGGTCTGCATTGGTGCAGTCATTCGGGGCGGCACTCCTCACTTTGACTACGTGGCTGCTGAGGTGTCCAAGGGCGTTTCGGCGGCGGCGTTCCAAACAGGTGTTCCCATTATCTTTGGGGTGTTGACTACAGACAACATGCAGCAGGCCCTGGAAAGAGCTGGGATTAAGAGCA harbors:
- the psbZ gene encoding photosystem II reaction center protein PsbZ; the encoded protein is MTILFQLLLTILVLFSFALAVYVPVAYASPQNWDQSKRLIFLGSIVWAGLVIAVGVLNFLVA
- the ribH gene encoding 6,7-dimethyl-8-ribityllumazine synthase, yielding MATFEGTFAHAEAYRFAIIIGRFNDLVTIKLLEGCQDCLKRHGVDVDPQGTQVDYIWAPGCFELPLLARQVAGSGRYDAVVCIGAVIRGGTPHFDYVAAEVSKGVSAAAFQTGVPIIFGVLTTDNMQQALERAGIKSNKGWEFGMSALEMASLMHQLREAGCTNGQSPIGQSPIASSPTLHTLPVTVADS